In Sphingobacteriaceae bacterium, the following are encoded in one genomic region:
- a CDS encoding VCBS repeat-containing protein, translated as MANTKGTSVINNPQGGGAQSGLGEKFSPDLFTGTGNFSVPIAVPPGRNGFQPELSLGYSSGNGNGVFGMGWALGIPGVMRKTSKGIPVYEDKSDIFILSGAEDLVPVKIEKEILTGNIGYEKTFYKPRTEGLFARIIRHKKTNGEHYWEVRNKDGLISWYGTPGASTSLSNPETAVIANPENRNAIFSWALTKTEDTFGNVILYEYERELVTSTPSTSSGANPHIYDQIYLSKIKYAQYLAGSNTKYLCEVQFVYEERPDSHSSYKQGFEVRTTKRCAKIETYTNALSLIKTKTYHFNYHTKLPLNGASLLKSVSVEGHPSTGSGEESEFMPPLELTYSEFTPQKRDLKEISGPLPVNSIGEPGFELVDVTGNGLPDLLQLNGAARYWTNKGNGKFSPPKDLSIAPSFELVSTQKAEGAGIPGIAFIDANGDGRTDLLVLNGITAGYFPGAFQKVWDENGFKPFTQAPSFSLGDPEVQLIDLNGDGITDVLRNGSKFECFYNDPDKGFNKVRTADKNFADFSFADPRIRFADMTGDGLQDIVLISSGRVQYWPNMGYGRFGKKVNMKNAPVFPEQYDPKQILLSDLDGDGQADIAFVENNKTTLYVNQSGNAFSEGVRVANTPRIYNLNALRICDIMGTGQAGILWSFGPDAGTPGKMYFLDFTHGNKPYVLEEMNNNMGSITRVQYGSSVYHYLRDQALPQTRWKTQLPFPVQVVNKVEVFDLLSGGKLVTEYNYHNGYWDGVEREFRGFAHVDSKDTESFERFNTQSELNPVSVTPAGGLTSSFGISTEFYTPPTLTKSWFYVGPVGDGFSRWKEPDFSDEYWSGDVNVLKRPLEMLNLLNQLPRRARRDALRTLRGTLLRSELYGLDGSSFENIPYTVTENLMSLREEFNPTLLPDPLWNDKNYYWSGGGYVFFPFNVAQRTTQYERGSDPMHNLSFTKEYDAYGQARGQLSVGMPRGSNPLSGGNGNYLATFGISDFIYKDNGSGQYIVNRTKRNISYDASQSAIGKTVFKLRDDVFNSVVGLPVINCTLNFYDGSAFSGLPYGEIGNFGAQVRSETLIITDAIITQAYGATTPQCFETTPDWSTNYPAAFAGLLQNGDSRLGYKDRRSGFPNHIAGWYAESARLKYDFQAGPPFYGLVLESKDVFENLSTIEYDVYEVLPVNSKQWLNGTDYLETIAEYDYRVIQPFKITDVNENKSVFDFSPLGLLRATALIGKGTEGDYKSGSGGYYDRYAPSVVMEYDFFAFKNTGNPVWVKTISREKHYQQEINSPTITKVEYSDGFGRLLQTRVQAEDVIFGASTGSATSLGSSGLPAQQGQNANAVGIERGTGDPLNVVVSGWKIYNNKGMVVEQYEPFFDKGFEYELPSL; from the coding sequence ATGGCAAACACCAAAGGCACATCAGTAATTAATAATCCGCAAGGTGGAGGTGCGCAAAGCGGCTTGGGAGAAAAATTCTCGCCCGATTTGTTTACCGGAACCGGTAATTTTTCTGTACCTATTGCCGTACCGCCCGGAAGAAATGGATTTCAACCCGAACTGAGTTTAGGTTATAGCTCCGGCAATGGTAACGGTGTATTTGGCATGGGCTGGGCTTTGGGTATACCGGGTGTAATGCGAAAAACAAGTAAGGGCATACCGGTTTACGAAGACAAAAGCGATATTTTTATTTTATCAGGCGCAGAAGATTTAGTACCTGTAAAAATTGAGAAAGAAATTTTAACAGGAAATATTGGCTATGAAAAAACGTTTTACAAACCAAGAACGGAGGGATTATTTGCCAGAATAATACGACATAAAAAAACAAACGGTGAGCACTATTGGGAAGTAAGAAACAAAGATGGATTAATAAGTTGGTATGGAACACCCGGTGCTTCGACTTCGCTAAGCAACCCAGAAACAGCGGTTATTGCAAATCCTGAAAACAGAAACGCAATATTTTCATGGGCTTTAACTAAAACAGAAGATACCTTTGGGAATGTGATTTTATACGAGTACGAAAGAGAGTTGGTAACTTCTACCCCTTCGACAAGCTCAGGGGCCAATCCGCATATTTACGACCAAATTTATCTTTCCAAAATAAAATATGCGCAATACCTTGCAGGCAGCAACACAAAGTATTTGTGCGAAGTGCAATTTGTTTATGAAGAACGCCCTGATTCCCACTCTTCATACAAACAAGGTTTTGAAGTTAGAACAACCAAGCGTTGTGCAAAAATTGAAACTTATACCAATGCGCTTAGCCTTATAAAAACAAAAACCTATCATTTTAATTACCACACCAAACTTCCGCTTAACGGTGCCTCGCTTTTAAAATCGGTAAGTGTTGAAGGGCATCCTTCAACAGGCTCAGGGGAAGAAAGTGAATTTATGCCCCCGCTTGAATTAACCTATTCGGAATTTACGCCTCAAAAGCGCGATTTAAAAGAGATAAGCGGACCCTTGCCGGTAAATTCTATAGGCGAACCGGGTTTTGAACTGGTGGATGTAACCGGAAATGGCTTGCCAGATTTACTTCAATTAAACGGGGCTGCACGCTATTGGACAAATAAAGGGAATGGAAAATTTAGCCCACCTAAGGATTTAAGCATTGCCCCCTCTTTTGAATTGGTATCTACACAAAAAGCCGAAGGAGCAGGTATACCCGGTATTGCATTTATTGATGCAAATGGCGACGGACGAACCGACCTGCTTGTATTAAATGGAATTACTGCAGGCTATTTTCCGGGTGCCTTTCAAAAAGTATGGGATGAAAACGGATTTAAGCCCTTTACGCAAGCACCAAGTTTTAGTTTAGGTGATCCTGAAGTGCAGCTTATTGATTTAAACGGCGATGGTATTACTGACGTTTTGCGAAACGGGTCTAAATTTGAATGTTTTTACAACGACCCTGATAAGGGATTTAATAAAGTAAGAACTGCCGACAAAAATTTTGCCGATTTTAGTTTTGCCGACCCGCGAATTCGCTTTGCGGATATGACAGGAGACGGCTTACAGGATATAGTATTAATTAGTTCAGGCAGGGTGCAATATTGGCCCAATATGGGTTATGGCCGCTTTGGAAAAAAAGTGAACATGAAAAATGCGCCTGTATTTCCGGAGCAATACGACCCTAAACAAATTTTATTAAGTGATTTAGATGGCGACGGACAAGCCGATATTGCCTTTGTTGAAAATAACAAAACAACCCTTTACGTTAACCAAAGCGGAAACGCTTTTTCTGAAGGAGTGAGAGTTGCCAATACACCCAGAATTTATAACTTAAATGCCTTACGCATTTGCGATATAATGGGAACCGGCCAGGCAGGAATACTTTGGAGCTTTGGACCGGATGCAGGAACCCCGGGGAAAATGTATTTTCTTGATTTTACACATGGCAATAAGCCCTATGTGTTAGAAGAAATGAATAACAATATGGGAAGTATTACACGTGTACAATACGGCTCATCAGTTTATCATTACCTGCGCGATCAGGCATTACCGCAAACACGTTGGAAAACGCAGTTGCCATTTCCTGTACAGGTAGTTAATAAAGTAGAGGTGTTTGATTTACTTAGTGGTGGAAAATTAGTAACCGAATATAATTACCATAATGGCTACTGGGATGGTGTGGAGCGAGAGTTTAGAGGCTTTGCACATGTGGATAGCAAGGATACTGAAAGCTTTGAACGATTTAATACACAAAGCGAATTGAACCCGGTAAGTGTTACACCTGCAGGAGGGCTTACAAGTTCATTTGGTATAAGTACAGAATTTTATACGCCACCCACACTAACCAAAAGCTGGTTTTATGTAGGGCCTGTTGGTGATGGTTTTAGCAGATGGAAAGAACCTGATTTTAGTGATGAATACTGGAGTGGCGACGTAAATGTTTTGAAACGACCACTTGAAATGCTGAATCTTTTAAACCAGTTACCAAGGCGTGCAAGAAGAGACGCTTTAAGAACGCTGCGCGGCACCTTATTAAGAAGCGAGTTGTATGGATTAGATGGAAGTTCGTTTGAAAACATACCCTATACTGTTACCGAAAATTTAATGAGCCTGAGAGAAGAATTTAATCCCACGCTATTACCTGACCCCTTATGGAACGATAAAAATTATTACTGGAGTGGTGGCGGTTATGTTTTTTTCCCTTTTAATGTAGCGCAACGCACAACGCAGTATGAACGCGGAAGCGACCCTATGCACAATTTGAGCTTTACCAAAGAATACGACGCCTACGGGCAAGCCAGAGGTCAACTAAGCGTTGGCATGCCAAGAGGCTCTAACCCGCTAAGCGGGGGCAACGGTAATTACCTTGCCACATTCGGCATCAGCGATTTTATTTATAAAGATAACGGCTCAGGTCAATATATAGTTAACCGAACAAAAAGAAACATTAGCTACGATGCTTCGCAAAGCGCGATTGGCAAAACAGTTTTTAAATTAAGAGATGATGTATTTAATAGCGTGGTAGGTTTACCTGTTATAAACTGCACACTTAATTTTTATGACGGGAGCGCTTTTAGCGGATTGCCTTATGGAGAAATTGGAAATTTTGGCGCACAAGTACGAAGCGAAACATTGATAATAACTGATGCTATTATTACACAAGCTTATGGCGCCACAACACCACAGTGTTTTGAAACCACGCCCGATTGGAGCACAAATTACCCGGCCGCCTTTGCAGGTTTATTACAAAACGGTGATAGCCGTTTGGGGTATAAAGACAGGCGTAGCGGATTTCCCAATCATATAGCAGGCTGGTATGCTGAAAGCGCTCGGTTGAAATACGATTTTCAGGCAGGACCGCCTTTTTACGGATTGGTATTAGAAAGTAAAGATGTGTTTGAAAACCTGAGTACCATTGAATACGATGTATACGAGGTATTACCTGTAAACAGTAAACAATGGCTAAACGGAACAGATTATTTAGAAACTATTGCCGAATATGATTACCGGGTAATACAGCCCTTTAAAATTACTGATGTAAACGAAAATAAAAGCGTATTTGATTTTTCGCCCTTAGGTTTACTAAGAGCAACCGCGTTAATTGGCAAGGGAACTGAAGGCGATTATAAAAGCGGTAGCGGTGGATATTACGACCGTTATGCACCGAGTGTTGTAATGGAATATGACTTTTTTGCCTTTAAAAATACCGGAAACCCTGTTTGGGTTAAAACCATTAGCAGAGAAAAACATTATCAGCAGGAAATAAACAGCCCTACCATTACCAAGGTGGAATACAGCGATGGCTTTGGTAGGTTGCTGCAAACACGAGTGCAGGCCGAGGATGTGATATTCGGGGCTTCGACAGGCTCAGCCACCAGTTTGGGTAGTAGCGGACTACCAGCCCAACAAGGGCAGAATGCCAATGCTGTGGGTATTGAAAGAGGAACAGGCGACCCGCTTAATGTTGTGGTAAGCGGATGGAAAATATATAATAATAAGGGAATGGTTGTTGAACAGTATGAGCCATTTTTTGATAAAGGATTTGAATACGAATTACCAAGTTTATAG
- a CDS encoding RHS repeat-associated core domain-containing protein, with the protein MYYDPLGRVVKTVNPDRSEQRVVYGVPNNLNTPNNFAPTPWENFTYDSNDLASITNPTGSNVPATDYFTPKSAEVDALGRTIKTTEYFDNSNYNNTIVMQYHYDIRGNLLLVKDPYNRNVFEHVYDLRTPQEEEPLPPLWTKHIDKGESTVLFDALAKPIESNDAKGARGLSAYDTLQRPTHSWANNKTGDATTLRNFLEYGDSAGLVNPENENLKGKLYKNYDEAGLIEIPEYDFKGNVLTKKRQVIADAELKPSLNAYTAYIVDWTGLPSILDSFIYETNNEFDALNRVTKITLPEDVNTNRKEIIPEYNRAGALEKVKYDGDEYVKRIAYNAKGQRILIALGNDVMTRYVYDTFTFRLIRQRSEGYTFSQTGNTLTYAYQSGTNKQDDKYINDLIGNIVEINTRTTACGIGGTDSLDREFEYDAIYRLTQATGRENVTGANYPFPGWQDMTRSNTPNTTVGYTRNYSYDKLGNIEQMQQVGTNAFTRTFNYITATNKLNGVTIGANSYAYTFDNCGNQLTENSNRKFEWDANNRLILFKDQVGISEPTVEAQYLYDNEGKRTKKIVRKQGGDFEIRVYIDGVFEFYTDETDTQNTIHIMDNASRVATVRIGAAMGDTTPAIKYEIENNIGSSMVLLDDTGATVNTQEYYPFGETSFGSYAKKRYQYVGKERDEESGLYYYGARYYSPWICRFFGVDPLAADFPFYTPYNYAGNKPINKIDIDGLQEEGGSNQQDNSATTYGPLTQQEFETQQSANQPSLPEVNGVKGPWSPEFIANNNGIGNNDNSNVDPGKKPIQLFDSTDKTKFVGLGDKRLTETYPDSKTKEQLAKNLECYYLAEFQTELSGAEMLHGYRKDNALNVKNNDVTEMVDYINKELEAGHAVSVGIDYDPDKSHTGDPFGTDHFITIVGRSFDENGIVIFNFYDNATQNFDRGTSSENKLSVIDNKLQGISMGLYGKEVLVTRVQKNK; encoded by the coding sequence ATGTATTACGACCCCTTAGGGAGAGTGGTAAAAACTGTGAACCCCGACAGGAGTGAACAGCGTGTGGTGTATGGTGTGCCCAATAATTTAAATACCCCTAATAATTTTGCACCAACGCCTTGGGAGAATTTTACCTATGACAGTAACGACCTTGCATCAATAACCAACCCAACAGGCAGCAATGTACCGGCAACAGATTATTTTACACCCAAGAGCGCTGAGGTAGATGCTTTGGGAAGGACCATAAAAACTACCGAATATTTTGATAACAGCAATTACAATAACACCATTGTAATGCAATACCATTACGATATACGCGGTAATTTACTTTTGGTAAAAGACCCATATAATAGAAATGTATTTGAGCATGTGTATGATTTAAGAACACCGCAAGAGGAAGAACCTTTACCCCCGCTTTGGACAAAACACATTGACAAAGGAGAAAGCACTGTTTTATTTGATGCGTTGGCAAAACCGATAGAAAGTAATGATGCCAAGGGCGCAAGAGGATTAAGTGCTTACGACACCTTACAAAGGCCAACGCACAGTTGGGCAAATAATAAAACTGGGGATGCCACTACCCTTAGAAACTTTTTAGAATATGGCGACAGTGCAGGATTGGTAAACCCAGAGAATGAAAATTTAAAAGGCAAGCTTTACAAAAATTACGATGAAGCCGGATTAATTGAAATACCCGAATATGATTTTAAAGGCAATGTTTTAACTAAGAAAAGACAAGTAATTGCAGATGCTGAATTAAAACCCTCATTAAATGCATATACAGCCTATATTGTTGATTGGACAGGTTTACCATCTATTTTGGATTCTTTTATTTACGAAACAAATAATGAATTTGACGCGCTAAACAGGGTAACGAAAATTACTTTACCTGAAGATGTAAATACAAACCGGAAAGAAATTATACCTGAATACAACCGAGCCGGTGCTTTGGAAAAAGTAAAATACGACGGAGATGAATATGTAAAACGCATTGCTTATAATGCTAAAGGGCAAAGAATTTTAATAGCATTAGGTAATGATGTAATGACAAGATACGTGTATGATACTTTCACATTTAGATTAATACGGCAACGGAGCGAAGGTTATACTTTTTCGCAAACGGGTAACACGCTAACTTATGCCTACCAAAGCGGAACAAACAAACAGGATGATAAATATATAAACGATTTAATTGGAAACATTGTTGAAATAAATACACGCACTACCGCCTGCGGCATTGGAGGTACGGATAGTTTAGACAGGGAGTTTGAGTATGATGCCATATACCGACTAACGCAAGCTACCGGACGTGAAAATGTAACGGGGGCGAACTACCCATTTCCCGGTTGGCAGGATATGACAAGAAGCAATACTCCCAATACAACCGTTGGTTATACAAGAAATTACTCTTATGACAAGCTTGGTAACATTGAGCAAATGCAGCAAGTAGGCACAAATGCATTTACCCGAACGTTTAATTACATAACAGCTACAAATAAACTTAACGGAGTTACTATTGGGGCTAATTCTTATGCTTATACTTTTGATAACTGCGGCAACCAATTAACTGAAAACAGTAACCGTAAATTTGAATGGGATGCGAATAACAGATTGATTTTATTTAAAGACCAGGTGGGAATTTCTGAACCAACGGTAGAAGCACAATATTTATATGATAACGAAGGGAAACGAACAAAAAAAATAGTACGAAAACAGGGTGGCGATTTTGAAATACGTGTTTACATAGATGGTGTATTTGAATTTTATACAGATGAAACAGACACGCAAAACACCATACACATTATGGATAATGCAAGCCGAGTAGCAACGGTGCGTATTGGAGCCGCAATGGGAGATACTACACCTGCTATTAAATACGAAATTGAAAACAACATCGGTTCTTCAATGGTTTTATTAGACGATACAGGGGCTACCGTTAATACACAGGAATATTACCCCTTTGGGGAAACCAGTTTTGGCAGCTACGCAAAAAAACGTTATCAGTATGTAGGAAAAGAGCGTGATGAAGAAAGCGGCCTTTATTATTATGGCGCACGCTATTACAGCCCTTGGATTTGCAGGTTTTTTGGAGTTGATCCCCTTGCTGCAGATTTTCCTTTTTATACACCTTATAATTATGCAGGAAATAAACCGATAAACAAAATTGATATTGACGGTTTGCAGGAAGAAGGTGGATCAAATCAACAGGATAATTCTGCAACAACTTATGGCCCCCTTACTCAACAAGAATTCGAAACACAGCAAAGCGCAAACCAACCAAGCTTACCAGAGGTAAACGGAGTTAAAGGCCCTTGGTCTCCAGAATTCATTGCAAACAATAATGGTATAGGAAACAACGATAACAGTAATGTTGATCCGGGAAAAAAACCAATTCAATTGTTTGACTCTACGGATAAAACCAAGTTCGTTGGCTTAGGAGATAAAAGATTAACAGAAACTTACCCGGATAGTAAAACTAAAGAGCAACTCGCGAAAAATTTAGAGTGTTATTATTTAGCTGAATTTCAAACAGAGTTGAGTGGGGCGGAAATGTTACACGGATATAGGAAAGATAATGCTCTTAATGTTAAAAACAATGATGTAACTGAAATGGTAGATTATATTAATAAAGAGTTGGAAGCTGGCCATGCGGTTTCAGTAGGGATTGATTATGATCCGGATAAATCACATACAGGCGATCCCTTCGGAACCGATCATTTTATTACAATTGTAGGTAGAAGTTTTGATGAAAATGGCATTGTGATTTTTAATTTTTATGATAACGCAACTCAAAATTTCGATAGAGGCACATCCAGTGAAAATAAACTTAGTGTTATTGATAATAAACTTCAAGGAATATCAATGGGATTATATGGTAAAGAAGTCTTGGTTACTCGGGTTCAAAAAAATAAATAA
- a CDS encoding helix-turn-helix domain-containing protein, which translates to MEAIILSKEQFNIMLASIEEIKAKIDKKIDPDENFIDNQEFLLKMKISKRTAQTWRDEGKISFSQVGNKIYYKVADVEELLQKHYKKSFKK; encoded by the coding sequence ATGGAAGCAATAATCTTATCAAAAGAGCAATTTAATATAATGCTCGCCTCTATCGAGGAAATCAAAGCAAAAATTGATAAAAAGATCGATCCGGATGAAAATTTTATCGATAATCAGGAATTTCTTTTAAAAATGAAAATCTCAAAACGTACCGCACAAACCTGGCGTGATGAAGGCAAAATATCCTTCTCACAGGTAGGAAATAAAATTTACTATAAAGTTGCCGACGTTGAAGAGCTATTACAGAAACATTATAAAAAATCCTTTAAAAAATAA
- a CDS encoding helix-turn-helix domain-containing protein — translation MSSKIFKKAISRITPEERAEMVKSLEIISQIHFIMDKKGINQKTLAEMLNVSPAAVSKMLLPGSNLGMKTIVKLELLFGETILTTPQKIEEEFEKYIELPLDKDISERCLSIVWNAAEETGMEVAITG, via the coding sequence ATGTCAAGTAAAATATTTAAAAAGGCAATTTCACGCATTACTCCTGAAGAGCGCGCTGAAATGGTGAAATCCCTTGAGATAATATCTCAAATCCATTTTATTATGGATAAAAAAGGGATTAACCAGAAAACATTGGCTGAAATGCTAAATGTAAGTCCTGCTGCGGTAAGCAAAATGCTCTTGCCGGGTAGTAATTTAGGAATGAAAACAATTGTCAAACTTGAATTATTATTCGGTGAAACCATTCTCACTACGCCTCAGAAGATTGAAGAAGAGTTTGAAAAGTATATAGAGTTACCATTGGACAAAGACATTAGTGAAAGATGCCTAAGTATTGTATGGAATGCAGCTGAAGAAACGGGGATGGAAGTAGCAATTACTGGTTAA